The region TTTATGAAAAAGAGTTAGATAAAACTCGCTATACCTTTGGACTTAGCTTTCCTTTAGGTTTTGCAACTTCTCAAAAACAAAAACAACAAGCTGAATATTTGCATAAAAGTTCAACTTTAATGGCAGAAAAAGAAGCACTAAGTTTTGAGATAAAAAATACTTCAGCATCTATGCACTTAAGAGTTCAAGCTCTTTATGATGAGTATATGCTCTTAAATCAAGAGATTTTACCTATGAGTTTGGAGTTAAAAGAACTCTCAAAATCTGCTTTAACTCAGGGTGAGGGAAGTGTCATGGAGTATCTGGATGCTACTAGGTCTTATATAGAAAATTTGCTAGAGATGCTCGAAGTTAAAAAAAATTATTATGATGAGCTTTTTGAACTATATAAAAAAGCCGACTTGGATTTAGGAGAAAAATTATGAAAAAATTATTTGCTTTATTGGCAGTTGGTATTAGTTTATATGCTACTCAAACCATAGAGATATCTAAAAAACAACAAGATGACTTGGGTATAAAAACTCAAAAAGTAACTATAGTTGACTCTATAGATATAGGTCCTTATAATGCAAAAGTAACTTTAGATAAAAAAGACATAATCTCTATAGGTTCAACAGTTGATGCTCTCATCAAAGAGATATATGTAAGAGAGTTAGAACATGTAAAAAAAGGTCAAAAACTTTTTTCTATAAGAAGTAATGAGCTTTTAAATCTTCAAGAGAGTTACATCAAAGCTCTTATAGAGAGTGAAAGTATCAATAAAAATTATGCGAGAAATCAAAAACTCCAAGAAGAAGGAATTATCTCTTACAAAAAACTTTTAGAATCTCTTAGGCTAAAACAGAGTAGTGATTTAAGAGTAAAACTAAGTGCCAATGAGCTTCTTGCAAGTGGATTTGATGCTAAGTTATTAAAGAGAGTTAAACAAAGTCATCAAGCTCTAATGATGATAAATATTCTTGCTCCAAGAGATGCTGTAGTGGAAAAGATAGATGTAAATATCGGTCAAAAAGTGGAGTCAAACCGCAGTATGATGACAATCTTAGCAGATGCCAATAGATTTATACAAATGAGTGTCCCTGTTAAGAGTATAGAGAGTATATCTATTGGAGATAAGTGTAGCTTTGCATCTTATAGTGCTACTATCAAAGCTATAGGAAATGTAGTAAATACACAATCTCAATCTGTTGAAGTCTTAGCAAAAATAGACAACTCTAAAGATATTATGATAAACAGAATATATGCAGTTGTTATAAAAAAAGAGATGAGTGGTGTTTTAAAAATACAAAAAAGTGCTCTAGTTTTTGAGCAAAACAACTCCTATGTATTTAAGAAAGTTCCTGATGGTTTTGAAGTTATTAAAGTCAAGATAATAAAAGAAGGAGCAGTTTGTTATATTGTAGAGGCTGACTTGAAGGAGGGTGACTTGTTGGCATCTAGCTCTACTTCTGCACTACTAAATGCGATGGAGTCCTCAGATGAGTGAAAGATTAATTAATTTTGCTCTAACTCAGAGGTTATTTGTGCTTTTAATGGCTACGGCTGTTTTGTTTTTTGGTGCATACTCAATGTTAAAACTACCAGTAGATGCTTATCCAGATGTAGCACCTACGCAGGTTAAAATCATCTTAAAATCTTCAGGAATGACACCAGCTGAAATGGAAGCTAGAGTTATGATACCAGTTGAGCAAAATATGCAAAGCATCCCAAATCAACAGATAGTAAGATCACTCTCAAAATATGGTCTTTGTGACATCACAATTGATTTTGCTGATGGAGTTGATATCTACTGGGCTAGACAACAAGTGGCACAAAGACTAACTGAAGTTAAGGATTTGTTGCCTGAAAATATTAGTGGTGGATTAGCGCCTATAACTACACCTTTAGGTGAAGTTTTAATGTTTACAATAGAATCAGACACGCTTGATTTGATGCAAAAAAGAACGCTTCTTGATTGGGTTATAAACAAAAGAATTCGCTCAATAGATGGTGTTGCAGACACAAATGCACTTGGAGGATATGTTAAAACTTATGAAATAGTTCCTGATTTTGCAAAGATGAAACTTTATAAAATTAGTATGAATAAACTTATAGAAGTTGTAAAAACGAACAATAAAAATGATGGAGTAGGAAGACTCTCCATTGGTGAACAAAGTCTTTTTATTCGTTCTGAGGGGAGATTAGAAGGTACAGCAAATATATCAGACTTGATACTCAAACATGAAAATGGAAGAAGTATTAAAATATCAGATATCGCTGAGGTAAAAATAGGTTCACTTACAAGAGGTGGTTTTGTTACAAAAGATGGAGAAGCTGAAGCAGTTCAAGGTTTAATACTCTCAAGAAAGGGAGAAGATACATCAAGTGTTTTAAAAAGAGTAAAAACTGAACTAAAAAAGATAGAAAAAGATTTGCCAAAAGGCACAACTCTAAATATCTTTTATGACCGTTCAGACCTAGTCTCAAAAGCTATAAACACAGTTTCTAAAGCACTTTTAGAAGCTCTTGCTTTGATTATTATTGTTCTTTTTATATTTTTAGGAAACTTTGCATCTGCGTTTAGCGTGGCGATAATACTGCCTTTTGCAGGGATGATGACCTTTATAGCTATGAATTACTTTGGCATCAGCGCAAACCTTATGAGTCTTGGCGGTTTAGCAATAGCCATAGGGATGCTAGTAGATGCTGGTGTTGTTATGGTTGAAAATATTAGTGAGCATCTCTACGATGAAAAGTATAAAAATG is a window of uncultured Sulfurimonas sp. DNA encoding:
- a CDS encoding efflux RND transporter periplasmic adaptor subunit gives rise to the protein MKKLFALLAVGISLYATQTIEISKKQQDDLGIKTQKVTIVDSIDIGPYNAKVTLDKKDIISIGSTVDALIKEIYVRELEHVKKGQKLFSIRSNELLNLQESYIKALIESESINKNYARNQKLQEEGIISYKKLLESLRLKQSSDLRVKLSANELLASGFDAKLLKRVKQSHQALMMINILAPRDAVVEKIDVNIGQKVESNRSMMTILADANRFIQMSVPVKSIESISIGDKCSFASYSATIKAIGNVVNTQSQSVEVLAKIDNSKDIMINRIYAVVIKKEMSGVLKIQKSALVFEQNNSYVFKKVPDGFEVIKVKIIKEGAVCYIVEADLKEGDLLASSSTSALLNAMESSDE